In one window of Chthoniobacterales bacterium DNA:
- a CDS encoding DUF4365 domain-containing protein, which yields MSKTRSNQQQTGSHGERIVALLAENSGCWLARHQQEDFGIDLEFELTHPAVVGEILKVQVKSSETIGRRTGEIEAILPKSLIHLGENLRVPLVLVIVEISTHRAWYLWIQRWWLHARQKGARLDQLPESSTVWVPEEHELVAGLQSELKDIARGQTPEQLVISLSGAVKAAVQQRSSVLLAPLIQLLASVGPLPDPFPIGLVIDRVLEMGGKIWGTPEGNRETGMLFTICGAFGDRFTAEQIDQLVWRGENYSRTGINALDALYTSFPRHVVGLDLSRRYANYGELRPAFYCALREAHPTISYLSLLAAAHGFRAHGIRLIDVDESTLFDKLASRGPSAILDYVEAVKESP from the coding sequence ATGTCAAAAACGCGCAGCAACCAGCAACAGACTGGCTCGCATGGCGAGCGCATAGTGGCACTGCTCGCGGAGAACTCCGGTTGTTGGCTTGCCCGGCACCAACAAGAGGACTTCGGCATTGACTTGGAATTTGAATTGACCCACCCCGCGGTCGTCGGAGAAATCCTTAAGGTGCAGGTAAAGTCGAGCGAAACAATCGGTCGTCGCACTGGCGAAATTGAAGCCATTCTGCCAAAATCTTTGATTCATCTCGGAGAGAATCTTCGCGTGCCCCTCGTGCTCGTGATCGTTGAAATCAGCACACACCGGGCGTGGTATCTTTGGATTCAACGTTGGTGGCTTCACGCCCGACAAAAAGGTGCGCGTCTGGATCAGCTTCCCGAGTCGAGCACCGTCTGGGTTCCGGAGGAACACGAATTGGTGGCCGGCCTACAAAGCGAGTTAAAAGACATAGCGCGGGGGCAAACTCCGGAGCAACTCGTCATCAGTCTAAGCGGTGCCGTGAAGGCTGCGGTCCAACAACGATCATCGGTATTACTCGCCCCACTGATCCAGTTGCTGGCGAGTGTTGGGCCGTTGCCTGATCCTTTTCCTATTGGTTTGGTGATTGATCGTGTCTTGGAGATGGGCGGAAAAATTTGGGGTACTCCCGAAGGCAATCGAGAGACAGGGATGCTTTTCACGATTTGCGGCGCATTTGGCGACCGGTTTACGGCAGAACAGATCGACCAGTTGGTTTGGCGGGGAGAGAATTATTCCCGGACCGGGATAAACGCGCTCGATGCCCTTTATACTTCATTTCCTCGGCATGTTGTGGGCCTGGATTTGTCGAGGCGCTACGCAAACTATGGCGAATTACGACCGGCATTCTACTGTGCGCTAAGAGAGGCGCATCCGACAATCAGCTACCTTTCACTTTTGGCGGCTGCCCATGGATTTCGGGCGCACGGCATAAGGCTTATTGATGTCGATGAATCGACACTTTTCGACAAACTCGCAAGTCGTGGTCCCTCAGCGATTCTCGATTACGTCGAGGCGGTGAAAGAGTCCCCTTAA
- a CDS encoding restriction endonuclease has product MPPKNNSSALSPVLGDFVFLDHRLGDHPLVRANFIVERIARRKLVFDIKAGRDAPVPTDERIPALDEILSDILQMIYQRGPFNPPGMFFHTLSGSKVILEADAQDPPIGYLCLDTNTVRFREEELADRIRREGWLLATIVAYLQAEDTGVESTVVTVLANFLREVRKHMALSRAVVAGRIGLSVSDLARWERQGPPDSQSLVSWLRAVNLLAASKETIVSTIDVTDEVFRAIRANPRELDRLSPEQFERFVAGRFENMGYDVTLTGAATQKDGGIDMIAVPKTRSLGAFLLAGQIKHHRDGQKTGRAAADRLLAWRNSPFSMGVLVTNSTFTSDARWIAEQQQNRSFLRLRDFDDLRRWIEGRFTTDEEWREIPPSIQLAPGIHVKVPRPRIASFDPELLRRR; this is encoded by the coding sequence ATGCCTCCAAAAAACAACAGCAGCGCACTATCCCCGGTATTAGGGGACTTCGTTTTTTTGGACCATCGCTTGGGAGATCATCCACTGGTCCGGGCTAACTTTATCGTCGAAAGAATAGCTCGTCGAAAACTCGTCTTTGATATCAAAGCTGGTCGCGATGCCCCTGTGCCGACCGATGAGCGCATTCCAGCGCTGGACGAAATCTTATCGGATATCCTTCAGATGATCTACCAGCGCGGACCCTTTAATCCTCCTGGAATGTTTTTTCACACCCTCAGCGGCTCGAAAGTGATACTCGAAGCGGACGCCCAAGATCCGCCAATCGGTTACCTTTGCTTGGATACGAATACGGTTAGGTTTCGTGAGGAAGAGCTGGCGGATCGAATAAGGAGGGAGGGATGGTTGCTCGCAACAATTGTCGCTTACCTTCAAGCTGAGGATACAGGAGTCGAATCTACCGTAGTAACAGTATTAGCGAACTTCTTGCGTGAGGTCCGGAAGCACATGGCTCTTTCACGGGCGGTGGTGGCGGGCAGAATTGGTTTATCGGTTTCAGATCTGGCGCGGTGGGAACGCCAGGGGCCTCCTGATTCACAGTCCCTAGTGTCCTGGTTGCGTGCAGTAAATCTGCTCGCAGCTAGTAAAGAAACTATCGTTTCAACGATCGACGTAACAGACGAGGTTTTTCGAGCAATCCGCGCGAATCCACGCGAACTGGACCGACTCTCGCCAGAGCAATTTGAACGCTTTGTCGCCGGTCGCTTCGAAAATATGGGATACGATGTTACACTTACGGGTGCGGCAACTCAAAAGGATGGCGGAATCGACATGATTGCGGTGCCAAAGACCCGTAGTCTGGGCGCATTTCTCCTCGCTGGCCAAATCAAGCATCACCGCGACGGTCAAAAGACCGGAAGGGCCGCCGCCGACCGGCTTCTGGCTTGGAGGAACAGCCCGTTTTCGATGGGAGTGTTGGTGACTAATTCCACGTTTACTTCGGATGCTAGGTGGATCGCTGAGCAGCAACAAAACCGCTCCTTTCTTCGTCTGCGGGATTTCGATGACTTAAGGCGCTGGATTGAAGGAAGGTTCACGACTGACGAGGAGTGGCGTGAGATTCCTCCCAGCATACAACTTGCGCCCGGAATTCACGTAAAAGTTCCTCGACCGCGTATTGCAAGTTTCGATCCTGAGTTGCTCCGTCGACGGTAG
- the secD gene encoding protein translocase subunit SecD produces the protein MHISPGIMFFIELVWLGLFGWYFATDYGTRKRVLAFVLVFVAVALSIAMIYPPKDKIPLGLDIKGGTSFLIKLQSTAEKEVTTATLDQAVEVIRKRVDQFGAGEPIISPVGKDRILVQIPGLSTEKIQEARQQLSRVARLEFRMVYPDNGDRLRAVDAGTDVIPPEYKIESLMPHQEPGKKVEPERLLVKKKPDLGGEHVSSSNAYYGNEGWGVSLHFDGEGGTIFGNITEKSKGYRFAIVLDGVIFSAPVIRDAIYGGNAQITGRFSEQEARSLASVLENPLQIPVSIEEERSVSPTLGLDSIRASIFAGLLGLVITLVCVLLYYRFVGVIACLALLVNIVLLIGSFQLIPGGVVLTLPGIAGIILTIGLAVDASVLIYERLREEMALGKSLKVAMQAAYQKAFSSIFDANVTTLITAVILFWKATGPVRGFAIALTLGILASLFTALIVGRNVLGWFVDTDRVKKVSMLHLISSQHINFLGKGLPAVLCSLALILAGAGSFYIKGERNFGVDFKGGDLLTLSSPKVIEISQVRHVLEEMKYGDAPIQESAQGGKYYITIRTPLHTSDQVEQKVMQAMPDSQFKIEGAERVGALVGGELARNSLIALGLGILGILIFVTFRFELSFAVGAIVALLHDVIITVGVFSLLNRELTLTMVGAVLTIAGYSINDTIVVYDRIREGLASSKRGSIEQIMNDSINQTLSRTILTSTVTLIPIICLFFLGGAVLRDFALAIIIGVVVGTYSSIFIASPIVLWWTRARGGSASSLRREITQKAAAATGRTV, from the coding sequence ATGCACATCAGTCCTGGAATCATGTTTTTCATCGAGCTCGTGTGGCTCGGACTTTTCGGATGGTATTTCGCGACCGATTACGGGACGCGGAAGCGGGTCCTGGCCTTCGTGCTCGTCTTCGTTGCGGTCGCGCTGAGCATTGCGATGATTTATCCGCCGAAGGACAAAATCCCGCTCGGCCTCGACATCAAGGGCGGCACTTCGTTCCTGATCAAATTGCAGAGCACGGCCGAGAAGGAAGTGACGACTGCAACGCTAGACCAGGCGGTCGAAGTAATCCGGAAACGCGTGGATCAGTTCGGCGCCGGAGAACCGATTATCAGTCCCGTGGGCAAGGATCGGATCCTGGTCCAAATCCCGGGATTGAGCACGGAAAAGATCCAGGAAGCGCGCCAGCAACTTTCCCGGGTGGCAAGACTCGAATTTCGGATGGTCTATCCTGACAACGGCGACCGCTTGCGGGCGGTTGACGCCGGGACGGACGTGATTCCGCCCGAATATAAGATCGAGTCTCTTATGCCCCACCAGGAGCCGGGGAAAAAAGTTGAGCCCGAGCGATTGCTCGTGAAGAAAAAGCCCGACCTCGGCGGCGAGCACGTGAGCAGCTCGAACGCGTATTACGGCAATGAAGGCTGGGGCGTGTCGCTCCACTTCGATGGCGAAGGTGGGACGATCTTCGGCAACATTACCGAAAAATCGAAGGGCTATCGGTTTGCCATTGTTTTGGATGGAGTCATCTTTTCGGCTCCGGTGATCCGCGATGCGATTTATGGCGGCAACGCCCAGATCACAGGGCGGTTTTCGGAACAGGAAGCCCGGAGCCTGGCGAGCGTGCTCGAGAACCCACTCCAGATCCCGGTCAGCATCGAAGAAGAAAGAAGCGTTTCCCCCACCCTTGGGCTCGACTCGATTCGCGCCAGCATTTTCGCCGGTCTGCTGGGCCTTGTGATTACGCTGGTCTGCGTCCTCCTTTATTACCGCTTTGTCGGCGTAATCGCTTGCCTGGCTCTGCTCGTCAATATTGTCCTGCTTATCGGGTCGTTTCAGCTAATACCGGGCGGAGTCGTTCTCACCCTGCCGGGCATCGCGGGTATCATTCTCACGATCGGTCTGGCGGTGGACGCGAGCGTTCTGATTTACGAACGGCTGCGCGAGGAAATGGCGCTCGGCAAATCCTTGAAGGTGGCCATGCAGGCCGCTTACCAAAAAGCTTTTAGCTCAATCTTTGACGCCAACGTCACCACGCTCATCACGGCGGTAATTCTATTCTGGAAGGCGACCGGCCCGGTGCGCGGATTCGCCATCGCGCTTACCCTCGGCATTCTCGCCTCCCTTTTCACGGCGCTCATCGTAGGGCGCAATGTCCTGGGCTGGTTTGTCGATACCGATCGGGTGAAAAAGGTCTCGATGCTGCACCTCATTTCCTCGCAGCATATCAACTTCCTCGGCAAAGGTTTGCCGGCGGTCCTCTGCTCTCTCGCCCTGATTCTCGCGGGCGCCGGATCGTTTTACATCAAGGGAGAGAGAAACTTCGGCGTCGATTTCAAGGGAGGCGATCTTCTGACGCTCAGCTCGCCAAAAGTGATCGAGATTTCGCAGGTCCGGCATGTCCTGGAAGAAATGAAATATGGCGACGCGCCGATCCAGGAATCGGCCCAAGGCGGCAAATACTACATCACCATCCGAACGCCGCTCCACACGAGCGACCAGGTCGAGCAAAAGGTGATGCAGGCCATGCCCGATTCGCAATTCAAGATCGAAGGCGCGGAACGCGTCGGCGCGCTGGTCGGTGGCGAGTTGGCCAGGAATTCCCTCATCGCGCTCGGCCTCGGTATCCTCGGCATCCTGATTTTTGTGACCTTCCGATTCGAGCTCTCCTTTGCGGTCGGCGCGATTGTCGCGTTGTTGCATGACGTCATCATCACGGTCGGCGTCTTTTCGCTCCTGAACCGCGAGCTCACCCTGACCATGGTCGGCGCCGTCCTGACGATCGCGGGTTATTCAATTAACGACACCATCGTTGTTTACGATCGGATTCGGGAGGGCCTGGCCAGCAGCAAGCGGGGCTCGATCGAGCAGATCATGAACGACAGCATCAACCAGACGTTGAGCCGAACCATCCTCACCAGCACGGTGACGCTGATCCCGATCATCTGCCTCTTCTTCCTCGGCGGCGCGGTTCTGCGCGACTTCGCCCTGGCGATTATCATCGGCGTGGTGGTCGGGACCTATTCCTCAATCTTTATCGCTTCGCCGATTGTTTTGTGGTGGACCCGGGCCCGGGGCGGCAGCGCCTCATCGCTTCGCCGGGAAATCACACAAAAAGCTGCAGCTGCCACAGGCAGAACGGTTTAG
- the yajC gene encoding preprotein translocase subunit YajC codes for MIFSLLLAQAPAASPAGAGSGLISMLPFVFIFVIMYYVMLRPQMRRQKEAAKLVSSLKTGDRVVTASGIHGLISNVKETTVIVKVADNVKLEMEKSAVTNVLKTNDAKAS; via the coding sequence ATGATTTTCTCTCTGCTTCTCGCTCAGGCTCCGGCCGCTTCGCCAGCCGGCGCCGGTTCGGGCCTGATCAGCATGCTCCCGTTCGTCTTCATTTTCGTCATCATGTATTACGTGATGCTGCGGCCCCAGATGCGCAGACAGAAGGAAGCGGCGAAGCTCGTGTCGTCCCTTAAGACCGGCGACCGCGTCGTGACCGCGTCCGGCATCCACGGCCTGATTTCCAACGTAAAGGAAACTACCGTGATCGTGAAAGTGGCGGACAACGTGAAGCTGGAGATGGAAAAATCCGCCGTGACCAATGTCCTGAAGACAAACGACGCCAAAGCGTCGTAA
- a CDS encoding Hsp70 family protein produces MTRRKVVGIDLGTTFSAMAHIDLYGKPQIIPNSESERITPSVILFDGESVIVGTLAKNNSVAEAERIVDFVKREIGKPKEQFHREFNGKIYSAEELSALILRKLKADAEKYLKEPVTDAVITVPAYFNDAERTATITAGQLAGLNVLQIINEPTAAAVAYGLDKLDEDQTVFVFDLGGGTFDVTIMRIEGQGIQMIATNGDHRLGGKDWDDVIVNHVAEEFDRAHGENPLLDLESYQDLQSRALAAKIQLSSRPRTAIVHSHNGKSVKVELTRDEFELKTRHLVEKCKTICEMVLQEANMEWKDMDKVLLVGGMTRMPMVREMVKSLSTVPLVDDVNPDEAVAVGAAIQGILSLLREEERSGVKTVSDNTRQQFSSREGGLIQVTNITSHTLGVVLWDEAHLEEYVFPMIRKMTAIPATAKNSFGTASANMGRAVVRIVEGESTLPAECTPLGLCDVELPAFLPKGSPVELTYEYNANQVLEVAVYASGNRANVRIERNTGLAPDEVERATAGLGAIAVT; encoded by the coding sequence ATGACTCGAAGAAAAGTAGTTGGAATCGACCTTGGCACCACGTTTAGCGCGATGGCGCACATCGACCTTTACGGGAAGCCACAGATCATCCCGAATTCCGAAAGCGAACGCATTACTCCGTCAGTGATTTTGTTTGATGGAGAGAGCGTGATCGTCGGCACCCTGGCCAAGAACAACTCGGTGGCGGAGGCCGAGCGCATCGTCGATTTCGTCAAGCGCGAGATCGGCAAGCCGAAGGAGCAATTTCACCGCGAATTCAACGGCAAGATCTATTCGGCGGAGGAGCTTTCGGCGCTCATTCTCCGCAAACTAAAGGCCGACGCCGAAAAATATTTGAAGGAACCGGTCACGGATGCCGTGATCACCGTGCCGGCGTATTTCAACGACGCCGAACGCACCGCCACGATAACGGCGGGCCAACTCGCCGGTCTCAATGTGCTTCAGATCATCAACGAACCGACGGCCGCCGCGGTGGCTTACGGCTTGGACAAGCTCGACGAAGACCAGACCGTCTTCGTTTTCGATCTGGGCGGCGGTACTTTCGACGTCACCATCATGCGGATTGAAGGCCAGGGAATCCAGATGATCGCTACCAATGGCGACCATCGCCTCGGCGGAAAGGACTGGGACGATGTCATCGTGAACCATGTCGCCGAGGAATTCGATCGCGCCCATGGCGAAAATCCGCTTCTCGATCTGGAAAGTTACCAGGATTTACAGAGCCGCGCTCTGGCGGCGAAGATCCAGCTTTCGAGCCGCCCGCGCACCGCGATCGTCCACAGCCACAATGGCAAAAGCGTAAAAGTCGAACTGACCCGGGACGAATTTGAGCTCAAGACCCGGCATCTGGTCGAAAAGTGCAAAACGATCTGCGAGATGGTTCTCCAGGAAGCAAACATGGAGTGGAAGGACATGGACAAGGTTCTTCTCGTCGGAGGAATGACCCGGATGCCGATGGTGCGCGAAATGGTAAAAAGCCTTTCGACCGTGCCGTTGGTGGACGACGTCAACCCGGACGAAGCCGTGGCCGTGGGCGCCGCCATCCAGGGAATTCTCTCCCTCCTCCGGGAAGAGGAACGCTCCGGGGTGAAGACAGTGTCGGATAACACCCGCCAGCAATTTTCTTCCCGCGAAGGCGGGCTGATTCAGGTGACGAACATCACTTCGCATACGCTTGGGGTAGTGCTTTGGGATGAAGCCCATCTCGAGGAATACGTTTTCCCCATGATCCGCAAGATGACCGCCATCCCCGCCACGGCGAAGAATTCCTTCGGGACGGCCAGCGCCAATATGGGGCGGGCCGTGGTGCGAATCGTGGAAGGAGAGAGCACGCTCCCCGCGGAATGCACTCCACTCGGCCTCTGCGATGTCGAGTTGCCGGCCTTCCTGCCGAAAGGTTCTCCCGTCGAGCTGACCTACGAATACAACGCGAACCAGGTGCTCGAGGTGGCCGTCTACGCCTCCGGGAACCGGGCCAACGTAAGGATTGAGCGAAACACGGGGCTGGCACCGGATGAGGTGGAGCGAGCGACCGCAGGGTTGGGCGCCATCGCGGTGACCTGA
- the rpsU gene encoding 30S ribosomal protein S21 translates to MPEVIVRKGEPVDRALKRLKNKLDAEGILEEVRRLRAFETPNQKSRRKAKANAKRGRTKFRFNPS, encoded by the coding sequence ATGCCAGAAGTCATTGTTCGTAAAGGAGAGCCAGTCGACCGGGCGCTCAAGCGCTTGAAGAACAAGCTTGATGCTGAAGGGATTCTTGAAGAGGTCCGGCGGCTCCGGGCGTTCGAGACGCCCAACCAAAAGAGCCGGCGGAAAGCCAAGGCTAACGCCAAGCGCGGACGGACGAAGTTTCGGTTTAATCCGTCGTAG
- a CDS encoding MBOAT family protein, whose amino-acid sequence MVFSSHIFVYYFLPLVLLGYYALARAPQRWRNFWLILTGYTFYGWAEPRFMPLMFATTFVDWLVSLIIAHDTWRFWRVLRKPVQRLPRSTSRTRTQRHAILISVLLNLATLGFFKYFNFGIESYNALIQAFGLEHAQFDTFFRVVLPLGISFYTFQALSYTIDVYRGEAEAMANFIDFSCFVSMFPHLVAGPILKFSFLAEQLKHRVLTSDKFARGVAFFMLGLAKKILLANPCGKIADVAFDAGSIGTLDAWFGSLGYAFQIYFDFSGYSDMAIGLGLMFGFVFAKNFDSPYCSESITDFWRRWHISLSTWLREYLYVPLGGNRRGTRRTYLNLVVTMLLGGLWHGASWNFVIWGGLHGGMLAFERSQGREGFYHNLPRPFRIGFTFLIVLLGWVFFRASDLPRALEYLASMFGFGHAQPGAALLSGILYKPYYLLSIGIAALVVWAGRQTWDWTQNMSLPRTALCFALGWLALVVLATQEYNPFIYFIF is encoded by the coding sequence GTGGTTTTTAGTTCGCACATTTTTGTTTATTACTTCCTGCCGCTCGTGCTGCTGGGTTATTACGCCCTTGCTCGCGCTCCGCAGCGCTGGCGAAATTTCTGGCTCATTCTGACGGGCTACACTTTCTATGGCTGGGCGGAGCCGCGTTTCATGCCGCTCATGTTCGCGACGACTTTCGTCGACTGGCTGGTAAGCCTGATCATCGCGCACGACACCTGGCGCTTTTGGCGGGTCCTCCGCAAACCGGTGCAGCGATTGCCCCGCAGCACTTCGCGAACGCGCACGCAACGCCACGCCATCCTCATCTCGGTTTTGCTCAACCTCGCCACGCTGGGCTTCTTCAAATACTTCAATTTCGGAATCGAAAGTTACAACGCTCTCATCCAGGCGTTCGGCCTCGAGCACGCGCAATTCGACACTTTCTTTCGCGTTGTTCTCCCGCTCGGGATCAGCTTCTACACCTTTCAGGCGCTCAGCTACACGATCGACGTTTACCGCGGCGAAGCCGAAGCGATGGCGAACTTCATCGACTTTTCCTGCTTCGTTTCCATGTTCCCGCACCTCGTCGCGGGGCCAATCCTGAAATTTTCGTTCCTGGCCGAGCAGCTCAAGCATCGCGTCCTGACCTCGGACAAATTCGCGCGTGGCGTCGCCTTCTTCATGCTGGGGCTGGCCAAAAAAATCCTGTTGGCCAATCCGTGCGGAAAAATCGCCGATGTTGCTTTCGACGCCGGCTCGATCGGCACGCTCGACGCCTGGTTCGGCTCTCTCGGCTATGCCTTCCAGATCTATTTCGATTTCAGCGGCTACTCCGACATGGCGATCGGACTCGGGCTGATGTTCGGCTTCGTTTTCGCGAAAAACTTCGACTCACCTTACTGCTCGGAATCGATCACGGATTTTTGGCGGCGCTGGCACATCTCGCTGTCGACCTGGCTGCGCGAATATCTCTACGTCCCGCTCGGCGGGAACCGTCGCGGGACTCGACGCACTTATCTGAATCTCGTCGTGACCATGTTGCTGGGCGGGCTCTGGCACGGCGCTTCCTGGAATTTCGTCATCTGGGGTGGTCTGCACGGCGGGATGCTGGCTTTTGAACGGAGCCAGGGTCGCGAGGGTTTTTATCACAATCTTCCCCGGCCATTTCGAATCGGCTTCACTTTCCTGATTGTGTTGCTCGGCTGGGTTTTCTTTCGCGCGTCCGATCTTCCCCGCGCGCTGGAGTATCTGGCCAGCATGTTCGGGTTCGGTCACGCCCAGCCCGGGGCGGCGTTGCTGAGCGGAATTCTTTACAAGCCGTATTACCTGCTCTCGATCGGGATTGCGGCGCTCGTCGTCTGGGCTGGAAGGCAGACCTGGGATTGGACGCAAAACATGAGCCTGCCCCGAACAGCGCTCTGTTTCGCGCTTGGCTGGCTCGCCCTCGTGGTTCTGGCCACCCAGGAATACAACCCGTTTATCTATTTCATTTTCTAG
- a CDS encoding formylglycine-generating enzyme family protein, with product MMQLEGIFPVPLPDDPHKWDGWSKYKSPNFYERLCLDPSANPSNELIEQHCRELMRWWQKKLPLKNQPSNPLAQILRPGLDESSRYLTEARVELLDPVRRQQLDSELAAQATEQAVIEFHKYLTFALADGALTAEEERSLHRFGAEHGLTEEQVAAYIDAELKDSGARRVAVNAPPAAPAVAPAAREPRARRTKSLDPKEDFLRMLRLSNLDSDGMADDTRDAFVNMAENLGIEIDEAEELVDQYLEEADKMSDVAAAPAPALRMNGVHPAPKPAAVEVPAAAAAVAPSPETDRVRLANYVNSAGAPMLFIPSGEFTMGSEAMDAAPNEKPLTKVTLSKFYISRFPVTNAEYEQFDPSHGRKRAPGAGDRHPVVYVSSLEAIKYCQWLSTRERKKYRLPSEAEWEFAARGVDGRRYPWGNHENRGDLANFADRNTVFAWSDRDIDDGYPESSPVGAFPFGASPFGVEDLAGNVWEWCLDFFEPYRGIAKVNPHGPTSGAKRVYRGGSWKSRFKSVRATARNSNVPNYSCNDLGFRIVCECD from the coding sequence ATGATGCAACTCGAGGGGATTTTTCCCGTTCCGTTGCCGGACGACCCACACAAATGGGACGGATGGAGCAAGTACAAGTCGCCAAACTTTTACGAACGCCTTTGCCTCGATCCCAGCGCCAATCCGAGTAACGAATTGATCGAGCAGCATTGCCGTGAATTGATGCGGTGGTGGCAAAAGAAGCTCCCGCTCAAGAATCAACCCAGCAATCCGCTCGCTCAAATCCTGCGGCCCGGCCTGGATGAATCGTCCCGTTATCTGACGGAGGCGCGGGTCGAGCTCCTGGATCCGGTCCGCCGCCAGCAATTGGATTCCGAACTGGCCGCGCAAGCGACCGAGCAGGCAGTCATCGAATTCCACAAATATCTCACCTTTGCCCTGGCCGACGGGGCCCTGACTGCGGAAGAGGAACGAAGCCTGCATCGGTTTGGAGCTGAGCACGGCCTCACGGAAGAACAGGTCGCCGCCTACATCGATGCGGAATTAAAAGACAGCGGCGCAAGACGCGTTGCCGTGAATGCGCCGCCCGCCGCGCCTGCGGTGGCACCGGCTGCCAGGGAGCCGCGAGCGCGCCGAACAAAATCTCTGGATCCCAAAGAGGATTTCCTCCGGATGCTTCGCCTCAGCAACCTCGATAGCGACGGCATGGCGGACGATACCCGAGATGCTTTCGTCAACATGGCGGAGAATCTCGGCATCGAGATCGATGAAGCTGAAGAGCTGGTCGATCAATATCTCGAGGAAGCCGACAAAATGTCGGACGTCGCGGCCGCGCCGGCGCCGGCACTGCGGATGAATGGGGTTCATCCAGCGCCAAAGCCGGCGGCTGTCGAAGTTCCCGCCGCTGCTGCCGCGGTCGCCCCAAGCCCCGAGACTGATCGGGTGCGTTTGGCCAATTACGTCAATTCGGCCGGCGCCCCGATGCTCTTCATACCATCGGGCGAATTTACGATGGGGAGCGAAGCGATGGATGCGGCGCCGAACGAGAAACCGCTGACCAAGGTAACGCTCAGCAAATTTTACATCTCCCGTTTTCCAGTGACGAATGCTGAGTACGAGCAGTTCGATCCCAGTCATGGCCGCAAGCGCGCGCCCGGGGCGGGGGATCGTCATCCGGTCGTGTACGTGAGCAGCCTGGAAGCGATCAAATATTGCCAATGGCTCTCCACCCGGGAGCGGAAGAAATATCGATTGCCCTCGGAGGCTGAATGGGAGTTCGCTGCGCGGGGAGTCGATGGCCGCAGGTATCCCTGGGGAAATCACGAGAACCGCGGCGACCTGGCGAATTTCGCGGACCGCAATACCGTTTTCGCCTGGAGCGACCGGGATATCGATGACGGATACCCGGAGAGCTCACCAGTTGGGGCATTCCCCTTCGGCGCGAGCCCGTTCGGGGTGGAAGATCTGGCGGGAAACGTCTGGGAATGGTGTCTCGATTTCTTTGAGCCGTATCGCGGGATCGCGAAAGTGAATCCTCACGGACCGACCAGTGGCGCCAAGCGGGTTTATCGCGGCGGCAGTTGGAAGTCCCGCTTCAAGAGTGTGCGAGCCACCGCCCGGAACTCAAATGTGCCGAATTATTCCTGCAACGATCTCGGTTTTCGAATCGTGTGCGAGTGCGATTAG
- the grpE gene encoding nucleotide exchange factor GrpE: protein MKTPMEIKITDEFASAMQQLSAEAEKTMPEPWETDGSGEQFSQILEELKGLNGRMTRFEENVMGRLQKLEGAEKSDLSEQFRKMDEHMAALRTTETVNQRLFDSLHEELIKYRDNFLHESLQKPFIRDLLTLFDDLSGLLAQVETAIEGSEKKRGMLGQWRENLENAIHSLTEILHRMEVSEIEPKEMVDRALHRVVSYEPADFAEEEGRIVMRVKRGFLWRDKVLRPEEVVAKRFG from the coding sequence ATGAAAACGCCAATGGAGATCAAGATTACGGATGAATTTGCGTCGGCCATGCAGCAGCTAAGCGCCGAGGCCGAAAAGACGATGCCGGAACCGTGGGAAACGGACGGGAGCGGCGAGCAGTTTTCCCAGATCCTGGAAGAATTGAAGGGTCTGAACGGGCGGATGACGAGATTTGAGGAAAACGTCATGGGCCGGCTCCAAAAATTAGAGGGCGCCGAGAAAAGCGACCTCTCGGAGCAATTCCGGAAAATGGACGAGCACATGGCCGCCCTCCGCACGACGGAGACGGTCAATCAGCGGTTGTTCGATTCGCTCCACGAGGAACTGATCAAGTATCGCGACAATTTCCTGCACGAATCGCTCCAAAAGCCTTTCATTCGCGATCTGCTGACCTTGTTTGACGACCTGAGCGGCCTTCTCGCCCAGGTGGAAACCGCCATCGAGGGAAGCGAGAAGAAGCGTGGAATGCTGGGCCAGTGGCGCGAGAATTTGGAGAACGCGATCCATTCTCTCACCGAAATCCTGCACCGGATGGAGGTGAGCGAAATCGAACCGAAGGAGATGGTGGATAGAGCCCTGCATCGCGTGGTCAGTTACGAGCCGGCCGACTTCGCGGAAGAGGAAGGGCGGATTGTGATGCGCGTGAAGCGTGGATTTCTCTGGCGGGACAAGGTTTTGCGACCGGAAGAAGTGGTCGCGAAACGATTTGGTTAA